From the genome of Hydrogenophilus thermoluteolus, one region includes:
- a CDS encoding NCS2 family permease, producing the protein MPTFLERQFALAAHGTTLRTELLAGLTTFLTMAYILFVNPEILSTTGMPKSAVFVATCLAAAIGSFIMGWWANLPIALAPGMGLNAYFAFVVVGTLGFTWQQALGAVFISGVLFILVSLFRVREWVINAIPKSLKYAISAGIGLFLAIIGLKNAGIVVAHPATLVTLGDLHQTPALLACLGFVLILALEARRVKGAILIGILAITFLSVGLGLTPFQGVVAAPPSLTPTFLAMDIAGALHVGLVSVVMTFFLVELFDASGTLIGVAHRAGLLDAEGKLPRMGRALLADSSAIVVGATLGTSSTTAYIESAAGTAVGGRTGLTAVVVAVLFLLALFFSPLAAMVPAYATAPALLYVAILMSRGLAEVDWHDLTEAAPAAVTAITMPFTFSIAHGIAFGFITYAALKILSGRIKELPIAVAVIAALFLVKFALW; encoded by the coding sequence ATGCCGACTTTCCTGGAACGCCAGTTCGCGCTCGCGGCGCACGGCACGACGCTGCGCACCGAGCTTCTTGCGGGTCTGACCACGTTCTTGACGATGGCGTATATCCTGTTCGTCAACCCGGAAATCCTTTCGACCACCGGGATGCCGAAGAGCGCCGTTTTCGTCGCCACCTGTCTGGCCGCCGCGATCGGCTCCTTCATCATGGGATGGTGGGCCAACCTGCCGATCGCGCTCGCCCCAGGGATGGGGCTCAACGCCTATTTTGCGTTCGTGGTGGTGGGAACGCTCGGCTTCACGTGGCAGCAGGCGTTGGGCGCCGTGTTCATTTCGGGGGTCCTCTTCATTCTGGTTTCGCTCTTCCGGGTCCGTGAATGGGTGATCAACGCGATTCCCAAAAGCCTCAAATACGCGATTTCCGCTGGCATCGGCCTCTTCCTCGCGATCATCGGGTTGAAAAACGCGGGCATCGTCGTCGCCCATCCCGCGACCCTCGTCACCTTGGGCGACCTGCATCAAACCCCGGCCTTGTTGGCTTGCCTCGGCTTCGTGCTCATTTTGGCGCTGGAAGCGCGCCGCGTCAAAGGGGCGATCTTGATCGGGATCCTTGCGATCACCTTCCTCTCCGTTGGGCTGGGGTTGACCCCGTTCCAGGGGGTGGTCGCCGCACCGCCGTCGCTCACTCCGACGTTCCTCGCGATGGATATCGCCGGGGCACTGCACGTCGGCTTGGTTTCCGTCGTGATGACGTTCTTCTTGGTCGAACTCTTCGACGCTTCGGGAACGCTCATCGGGGTGGCTCATCGCGCGGGACTTCTCGACGCCGAAGGAAAACTCCCCCGGATGGGGCGGGCGCTGCTTGCCGATTCGTCGGCGATCGTGGTCGGGGCAACGCTCGGCACCTCGTCGACCACCGCATACATCGAATCAGCTGCAGGCACCGCCGTAGGGGGGCGCACGGGGCTCACCGCGGTGGTAGTCGCGGTGCTGTTCCTCTTGGCGCTCTTTTTCTCGCCGCTTGCGGCGATGGTCCCCGCGTACGCAACGGCGCCGGCGCTCCTCTACGTGGCGATCTTGATGTCGCGCGGGCTTGCCGAAGTCGATTGGCACGATCTCACCGAAGCCGCCCCTGCGGCGGTCACCGCGATCACGATGCCCTTCACCTTCTCCATCGCGCACGGGATCGCGTTCGGCTTCATCACCTACGCGGCGCTCAAGATTTTGAGCGGCCGCATCAAAGAACTGCCGATCGCGGTTGCGGTGATCGCAGCGCTCTTCCTCGTCAAATTCGCGCTGTGGTAA
- a CDS encoding adenine phosphoribosyltransferase: protein MSALPPPLPDPAPLVARIRTIPDWPKPGVLFRDITPLLLDPQAFRLLVDTFVIRYMHEKIDRVAGIDARGFIIGSVVAHQLNAGFIPIRKAGKLPFTTLRERYTLEYGEAEVEIHTDAIEPGARALLIDDLIATGGTMVAAANLLTRLGANVVETAAIIDLPALGGSARLREAGFSVFTLCSF, encoded by the coding sequence ATGAGTGCGCTGCCGCCCCCATTGCCCGACCCGGCGCCGCTGGTTGCGCGCATCCGGACGATTCCCGATTGGCCCAAACCGGGCGTTTTGTTCCGCGACATCACGCCGTTGCTCCTCGACCCGCAAGCATTTCGCCTGCTCGTCGATACCTTCGTGATCCGCTATATGCACGAAAAGATCGACCGCGTCGCCGGAATCGACGCGCGCGGGTTCATCATCGGGAGTGTCGTCGCCCACCAACTGAACGCCGGGTTCATCCCGATCCGCAAAGCGGGTAAACTCCCGTTCACGACGCTGCGCGAACGTTATACGCTCGAATATGGTGAGGCCGAAGTCGAAATCCACACCGACGCGATCGAACCGGGCGCGCGCGCCTTGCTGATCGACGACCTGATCGCAACCGGCGGTACGATGGTCGCCGCCGCCAATTTGCTCACCCGTCTGGGCGCGAACGTGGTCGAGACCGCGGCGATCATCGACCTGCCCGCGTTGGGCGGCAGCGCACGACTACGGGAAGCGGGTTTTTCCGTGTTCACCTTGTGCTCGTTCTAA
- a CDS encoding sodium:solute symporter family protein, with translation MLLTFVILYLLVSVAIGLWAATKVHNARDYIVAGRNLPFIVVLAMVFATWFGSETVLGISATFLEEGLVGLASDPLGASLCLVLFGLIFARPLYRMNLLTLGDFFRRRFSPTIEIVLSFCIVISYLGWVSAQFAALGVVFNVLSDGSISQNTGVLIGGAVVLVYTVFGGMWSVAWTTFIQMILIVVGLLLVAYFAGEKAGGVAAVLDHAKAAGKLEWFPSLADPQAVLTWFAALVTVALGSIPQQDVFQRVNSSKNEFVAVWGTTLGGVAYFLFAAVPLFIAYSATMIAPETTAKLLQEDSQLILPTLVTVEMPLWLQIVFFGALLSVIMSTASGTLLAPSVTFTENVVKSVWPGMSDQQLLRITRWTVVGFAALVTAYALSTNDSIHKMVENAYRVTLAGAFVPLAFGIFWRRATNFGATMAVVTGLGVWLFGEFYLPEMAIEPQVIGMLAAAVAMVVGSIFGPKAPTPTDETPRHRTHHAAAATHHVPY, from the coding sequence ATGCTCCTGACGTTCGTTATCCTCTACCTCTTGGTTTCGGTTGCGATCGGCCTCTGGGCCGCAACCAAGGTGCATAACGCCCGCGACTACATCGTCGCGGGGCGTAACCTCCCCTTCATCGTCGTGCTGGCGATGGTCTTTGCGACCTGGTTCGGTTCGGAAACGGTGTTGGGTATCAGCGCGACATTTCTCGAGGAAGGGTTGGTGGGACTCGCCTCCGACCCGTTGGGCGCATCGCTCTGTCTCGTGCTCTTCGGTCTGATCTTCGCGCGACCGCTCTACCGCATGAACCTGCTGACGTTGGGCGATTTCTTTCGTCGCCGCTTTAGCCCCACCATCGAGATCGTGCTCTCCTTTTGCATCGTGATCTCCTATTTGGGGTGGGTCAGCGCACAGTTCGCGGCTCTGGGGGTCGTTTTCAACGTGCTTTCCGACGGCTCGATTTCGCAAAATACCGGCGTACTCATCGGCGGCGCGGTCGTGCTCGTCTATACGGTTTTCGGTGGCATGTGGTCTGTTGCGTGGACCACCTTCATCCAGATGATCCTGATCGTCGTCGGGTTGTTGCTCGTTGCCTATTTTGCTGGGGAGAAGGCTGGCGGCGTCGCAGCAGTGCTCGACCACGCCAAAGCGGCGGGCAAGCTCGAATGGTTTCCCTCCCTTGCCGATCCACAGGCGGTCCTCACTTGGTTCGCAGCGCTCGTCACCGTGGCGCTCGGTTCGATTCCGCAGCAGGACGTCTTTCAGCGGGTGAATAGCTCGAAAAACGAGTTCGTCGCGGTTTGGGGGACGACGCTCGGGGGTGTCGCCTATTTCCTCTTTGCCGCGGTGCCGCTCTTCATCGCCTACAGCGCGACGATGATCGCCCCGGAGACCACCGCGAAATTGCTCCAGGAAGATTCACAGTTGATTCTGCCGACGCTCGTGACCGTGGAGATGCCGCTGTGGCTGCAGATCGTCTTCTTCGGCGCGCTGCTTTCCGTAATCATGAGTACCGCGAGCGGCACCCTGCTCGCGCCATCGGTGACCTTCACCGAAAACGTCGTCAAAAGCGTCTGGCCCGGAATGAGTGACCAGCAACTGCTGCGGATCACCCGCTGGACGGTCGTCGGGTTTGCGGCCCTCGTCACGGCGTACGCGCTTTCCACCAACGACTCGATCCACAAAATGGTGGAGAATGCCTATCGCGTCACGTTGGCAGGCGCGTTCGTGCCCTTGGCGTTCGGGATCTTCTGGCGGCGCGCGACCAACTTCGGGGCGACGATGGCGGTGGTCACGGGGCTGGGCGTCTGGCTCTTCGGCGAATTTTATCTCCCCGAGATGGCGATCGAGCCGCAAGTGATCGGAATGCTTGCCGCAGCGGTGGCGATGGTCGTAGGAAGCATTTTCGGGCCGAAAGCGCCCACGCCAACGGATGAGACACCGCGCCACCGCACCCATCACGCCGCGGCCGCAACCCACCACGTTCCGTACTGA
- the thiC gene encoding phosphomethylpyrimidine synthase ThiC, protein MNAPFDARLAKPDTAAVQPFPNSRKIYVTGSRSDIRVPMREIHQAPTPLPGGGFEPNPPIFVYDTSGPYTDPDARIDIRQGLPPLRAGWIEARGDTELLPHPTSQYGQARLADPATEPLRFPGLKRTPRRAKPGCNVTQMHYARRGIITPEMEFVAIRENLNRQAYLEALRAAGPRGQKLAERLTRQHQGQRFGAHIPETITPEFVRQEVAAGRAIIPANINHPESEPMIIGRNFLVKINANIGNSALASDIQTEVDKMTWAIRWGADTVMDLSTGKHIHETREWIIRNSPVPIGTVPIYQALEKVDGKAEELTWEIFRDTLIEQAEQGVDYFTIHAGVLLRYIPLTADRLTGIVSRGGSIMAKWCLAHHQENFLYTHFEEICEIMKAYDVAFSLGDGLRPGSIYDANDEAQLAELKTLGELTQIAWKHDVQVMIEGPGHVPMQLIAENVEKELAWCHEAPFYTLGPLVTDISPGYDHLASAIGAAQIGWYGTAMLCYVTPKEHLGLPNKDDVKEGIIAYKIAAHAADLAKGHPGAQIRDNALSKARFEFRWVDQFNLSLDPDKAREFHDETLPKESAKVAHFCSMCGPHFCSMKITQEVRQFAEQAGLNEAEALAAGMKNQAETFKKLGGELYVPASDAS, encoded by the coding sequence ATGAACGCACCCTTCGATGCCCGCTTGGCGAAACCGGACACCGCTGCGGTTCAACCCTTCCCCAACAGCAGAAAAATCTACGTCACCGGATCGCGGTCCGACATCCGCGTCCCGATGCGCGAAATCCACCAGGCGCCCACCCCACTTCCTGGCGGCGGTTTCGAGCCCAACCCGCCTATTTTCGTCTATGACACCTCGGGGCCATACACCGACCCGGATGCCCGAATCGACATCCGCCAAGGCCTGCCGCCACTGCGTGCGGGTTGGATCGAAGCGCGTGGCGACACCGAATTGCTACCCCACCCGACCAGCCAATACGGACAGGCGCGCCTTGCCGACCCAGCGACCGAACCTTTACGCTTTCCCGGATTGAAACGCACACCGCGGCGCGCCAAACCGGGGTGTAACGTCACCCAAATGCACTACGCGCGGCGCGGCATCATCACCCCGGAGATGGAGTTCGTCGCGATTCGCGAAAACCTCAACCGGCAGGCCTATCTCGAAGCATTGCGCGCCGCCGGGCCGAGGGGGCAAAAACTGGCCGAGCGTCTCACCCGTCAGCACCAAGGGCAGCGATTTGGGGCGCACATTCCCGAAACGATCACCCCGGAATTCGTTCGCCAAGAGGTCGCTGCCGGTCGCGCGATCATCCCGGCGAACATCAACCACCCCGAATCGGAGCCGATGATCATCGGCCGCAACTTCCTGGTGAAGATCAACGCCAATATCGGCAATTCGGCGCTCGCCTCCGACATTCAAACCGAAGTCGACAAAATGACGTGGGCGATCCGTTGGGGTGCCGATACCGTGATGGATCTCTCCACCGGCAAGCACATTCACGAAACCCGCGAATGGATCATCCGCAACAGCCCGGTACCGATCGGCACTGTGCCCATCTACCAGGCGCTGGAAAAGGTCGACGGCAAAGCCGAAGAGCTGACGTGGGAAATCTTCCGCGACACCTTGATCGAGCAAGCAGAACAAGGGGTGGACTACTTCACGATCCACGCTGGCGTGCTGCTGCGCTACATTCCGCTCACCGCAGATCGGCTTACGGGAATCGTCTCCCGCGGTGGGTCGATCATGGCGAAATGGTGCCTGGCCCACCACCAAGAGAACTTCCTCTACACCCACTTCGAAGAGATCTGCGAAATCATGAAGGCGTACGACGTCGCGTTCAGCTTGGGCGACGGACTCCGCCCCGGCTCGATCTACGACGCCAACGACGAAGCGCAGCTTGCCGAACTCAAGACGCTGGGGGAATTGACCCAAATCGCCTGGAAACATGACGTCCAAGTGATGATCGAAGGCCCTGGTCACGTACCGATGCAGCTCATCGCCGAGAACGTCGAGAAAGAGTTGGCGTGGTGTCATGAAGCCCCGTTCTACACCCTTGGCCCGCTCGTCACCGACATTTCGCCCGGCTACGACCATCTGGCGAGCGCGATCGGTGCTGCGCAAATCGGCTGGTACGGCACCGCGATGCTCTGCTACGTCACGCCCAAAGAGCATTTGGGACTCCCGAACAAGGACGACGTCAAAGAAGGGATCATCGCGTACAAGATCGCCGCGCATGCCGCCGACCTCGCCAAAGGACACCCCGGCGCGCAGATCCGCGACAACGCGCTCTCCAAGGCGCGCTTCGAGTTTCGCTGGGTCGACCAATTCAACCTCTCGCTCGACCCCGACAAAGCGCGTGAATTCCATGACGAGACCCTGCCGAAGGAGTCGGCGAAGGTCGCCCACTTCTGCTCGATGTGCGGCCCCCATTTCTGCAGTATGAAGATCACGCAGGAGGTGCGGCAGTTCGCTGAGCAAGCGGGGCTCAACGAGGCCGAAGCGCTTGCCGCGGGGATGAAAAACCAGGCCGAAACGTTCAAGAAGCTGGGGGGCGAACTCTACGTTCCTGCGTCCGACGCTTCGTGA
- a CDS encoding putative metalloprotease CJM1_0395 family protein yields the protein MVISAIYVVGSMPPSMAAQDSGFDARGATPLRQDAETAQKVARLREIDRKVRAHEAAHVAAGAGLVTRGAQFTTVRGPDGRQYAIAGDVQIDVSPGKTPEETLQKAERIRAAALAPADPSPQDRKVAAQAAQMAAQARIELAKAQQEDAKRAQNDAQPSDPTPFPVQHALARYRANGA from the coding sequence ATGGTGATCTCGGCAATTTACGTTGTCGGTTCGATGCCACCCAGCATGGCCGCACAGGACAGTGGTTTCGATGCTCGGGGTGCGACGCCGTTGCGGCAAGACGCCGAAACGGCGCAGAAGGTAGCGCGACTGCGCGAAATCGACCGCAAGGTGCGCGCGCACGAAGCGGCGCATGTTGCAGCCGGTGCTGGACTGGTGACGCGGGGGGCGCAATTTACCACGGTGCGTGGCCCAGACGGTCGGCAATACGCCATTGCCGGGGACGTGCAGATCGACGTCTCGCCAGGTAAGACGCCGGAAGAGACACTGCAGAAAGCGGAGCGGATTCGTGCTGCGGCGCTCGCGCCGGCCGACCCCTCCCCGCAAGACCGCAAAGTGGCGGCGCAAGCGGCACAGATGGCGGCACAGGCGCGGATCGAATTGGCGAAAGCGCAGCAGGAAGACGCAAAGCGTGCGCAGAATGACGCCCAACCTTCGGACCCTACCCCCTTTCCGGTGCAACACGCCCTTGCCCGTTACCGCGCCAACGGCGCCTGA
- the alr gene encoding alanine racemase: protein MRPALATIDLDALVANYRWLQEHGKPGRTLAVVKADAYGHGAVQCASALAPFVDGFAVAFLEEALTLRKNGITAPILVLEGCLAADEYAACCAHRLWTVVHCEPQLAWLEAHARRGAPHPERIWVKVDSGMHRLGFAPEALSGVIARLERLAVEPRHLVWMTHLACADQPKHPHTAAQLERFAQALEALPERYAQVPRSIANSAALLAWPAAHGDWARPGIALYGANPLATEPLPAALTPVMTLRSEIIATRWIAAGEAVGYGAAFVAERATRVGVVAIGYGDGYPRTAPTGTPVAVAGHRTRLIGRVSMDLVTVDLTDLPESVGVGAAVELWGRQVLVDEVARAVGTIGYELLCHVRRVPMRYLPATCTAC from the coding sequence GTGCGCCCTGCGCTCGCAACGATCGACCTCGACGCGCTCGTGGCCAACTACCGCTGGCTGCAGGAGCATGGAAAACCAGGGCGCACCCTAGCGGTAGTAAAAGCCGACGCGTATGGCCATGGTGCAGTGCAATGTGCGTCGGCGCTCGCGCCTTTCGTCGACGGCTTTGCGGTAGCGTTCCTCGAAGAGGCGCTGACGCTGCGGAAAAACGGCATCACTGCGCCGATCCTCGTCTTGGAAGGGTGTCTGGCAGCCGACGAGTACGCCGCGTGTTGCGCGCACCGGCTCTGGACGGTAGTCCACTGCGAACCGCAACTCGCCTGGCTCGAAGCCCACGCCCGACGCGGCGCGCCACACCCCGAGCGTATCTGGGTCAAGGTCGATAGCGGCATGCACCGCTTGGGTTTTGCTCCGGAAGCGCTCTCTGGCGTGATCGCCCGCCTGGAGCGCCTTGCAGTCGAACCCCGACATCTCGTCTGGATGACCCATCTCGCGTGCGCCGACCAACCCAAACACCCCCACACCGCCGCGCAGCTCGAACGGTTCGCCCAAGCATTGGAGGCACTTCCCGAACGCTACGCCCAAGTACCACGCAGCATCGCCAATTCGGCTGCGCTCCTTGCGTGGCCAGCCGCGCATGGCGACTGGGCGCGCCCCGGGATCGCGCTTTACGGCGCGAACCCCTTGGCCACGGAACCGTTGCCCGCCGCATTGACGCCGGTGATGACACTGCGCTCAGAGATCATCGCAACCCGTTGGATCGCCGCGGGGGAAGCGGTTGGGTACGGCGCGGCCTTCGTTGCCGAGCGCGCGACGCGCGTCGGTGTGGTCGCAATCGGATATGGCGATGGGTATCCGCGTACCGCACCGACCGGAACACCCGTTGCCGTGGCAGGTCACCGCACGCGGCTCATTGGGCGAGTCTCGATGGATCTCGTCACCGTGGATCTCACCGATCTCCCCGAATCGGTAGGGGTGGGCGCCGCGGTCGAACTGTGGGGTCGGCAAGTCTTGGTCGATGAGGTCGCACGCGCCGTGGGCACCATCGGCTATGAACTGTTGTGTCACGTGCGCCGTGTGCCGATGCGCTATCTGCCTGCTACTTGCACCGCCTGCTGA
- a CDS encoding RecQ family ATP-dependent DNA helicase, giving the protein MSEAQLRDRPPASAPADGADPTLAERARRLLRTRFGLASFRPQQEEIVCHIAAGGDALVLMPTGGGKSLCYQLPALLRAGLAVVFSPLIALMDDQVRALTARKIPAAALHSGLDEAAQDAVLDAAFEGRLKLLFVAPERLPTPRFLALLDALHERNRLALFAIDEAHCVWQWGHDFRPEYLQLALLATRYPTVPRVALTATADHVAREEIIARLNLHRARTFLTSFDRSNLFYAMTPRSGDGKRQLLAALRARPLEGSSIVYCGSRAKTERIAAWLAAHGVPALAYHAGLDAATRRARQHQFLHRDGMVMVATIAFGMGIDKPDVRFVAHLDLPRTLEGYYQETGRAGRDGAPAFAQLFWRGEDAARWRIAIDTNTQLLPEQRSAAWARLDALAQLVLASGCRRQPLLAYFGERIGPCGRCDHCLAPPKRWDAREAAQMALSAVYRTGQRHGAQLLVDVLRGNATSRVVAAGYDRIKTFGVGVRIPPERWHRLFQALLLTGALTLTDAGGYALTERARPLLKGAAPFWLPLPHN; this is encoded by the coding sequence GTGAGCGAAGCGCAGTTGCGTGACCGTCCGCCCGCCTCTGCCCCGGCGGACGGGGCCGATCCGACGCTCGCGGAACGGGCGCGGCGCTTGCTGCGCACGCGCTTCGGTCTTGCGTCTTTCCGCCCCCAGCAAGAGGAGATCGTGTGCCATATCGCCGCAGGCGGCGATGCGCTCGTCTTGATGCCAACCGGAGGCGGCAAATCGCTCTGCTACCAACTGCCTGCGTTGCTGCGCGCGGGGCTTGCGGTCGTCTTCTCTCCGCTCATTGCGCTGATGGACGATCAGGTACGCGCGCTCACCGCACGAAAGATCCCTGCCGCAGCGCTCCATTCCGGGTTGGACGAAGCAGCACAGGATGCGGTGCTCGACGCGGCGTTCGAAGGGCGGCTCAAACTCCTGTTCGTCGCTCCTGAACGCCTCCCCACGCCGCGTTTTTTGGCACTCCTCGACGCGCTCCACGAACGCAACCGGCTCGCGCTTTTTGCGATCGACGAGGCGCATTGCGTCTGGCAGTGGGGACACGACTTTCGCCCCGAGTATCTGCAGTTGGCGCTTTTGGCTACCCGCTACCCCACGGTGCCGCGCGTTGCGCTCACCGCAACCGCCGACCACGTGGCGCGCGAAGAGATCATCGCCCGGCTCAACCTCCACCGCGCCCGCACCTTCCTCACCAGTTTCGACCGCAGCAACCTCTTTTACGCGATGACACCGCGCAGTGGCGACGGGAAACGGCAGCTTCTTGCCGCATTGCGCGCGCGCCCACTGGAAGGCAGCAGCATCGTCTATTGCGGCAGCCGCGCGAAGACCGAACGGATCGCCGCCTGGCTTGCTGCGCATGGGGTCCCCGCGCTTGCCTACCATGCCGGGCTCGACGCTGCGACGCGGCGCGCCCGACAGCACCAGTTCCTACACCGCGACGGCATGGTGATGGTCGCGACGATCGCATTTGGCATGGGAATCGACAAACCAGACGTGCGTTTTGTCGCCCACCTCGACCTGCCCCGTACGCTGGAAGGGTATTATCAAGAGACTGGCCGCGCTGGGAGAGACGGCGCGCCTGCGTTCGCGCAGCTTTTTTGGCGCGGCGAAGACGCAGCGCGTTGGCGCATTGCGATCGACACGAACACGCAATTACTCCCCGAACAACGAAGCGCTGCGTGGGCGCGGCTCGACGCGCTCGCCCAGCTCGTGCTCGCCTCCGGCTGCCGCCGACAGCCGCTTCTTGCCTATTTCGGGGAGCGAATCGGGCCGTGCGGCCGCTGTGACCATTGCCTGGCACCGCCGAAACGGTGGGACGCCCGCGAAGCGGCCCAAATGGCGCTCTCGGCAGTCTATCGCACTGGCCAACGACACGGCGCGCAGCTTCTCGTCGACGTCTTGCGCGGCAACGCAACGAGCCGCGTGGTCGCCGCCGGGTACGACCGCATCAAAACCTTTGGTGTCGGCGTACGAATTCCGCCCGAACGGTGGCACAGGCTCTTCCAAGCCCTGTTGCTCACAGGGGCGCTCACGCTTACTGACGCCGGTGGCTATGCGCTCACCGAACGGGCACGGCCGCTCCTCAAAGGAGCGGCCCCTTTCTGGTTGCCCCTTCCCCACAACTAA
- a CDS encoding DUF2478 domain-containing protein: MKLAAIGYRKGEHADTLLADVVTALRRQNVSVYGTLQHWLCIPDDPCAMALEILPTGERFSLSQDLGRHAQSCRLDPAALALAAARVRTILSEHPRPDLVLFSKFGEMEAQGEGFCDEIVYALDLGLPVLTAVAEVWLSAWQQFTGGFAETLPFAFDAVLDWCHRAGVCAQVR; encoded by the coding sequence ATGAAACTCGCGGCAATCGGCTATCGCAAAGGGGAGCACGCCGACACCTTACTCGCGGACGTCGTGACCGCATTACGGCGTCAGAACGTCTCCGTCTATGGCACCTTGCAACACTGGTTGTGCATTCCGGACGACCCGTGCGCGATGGCGCTGGAGATCCTTCCCACCGGAGAACGCTTTTCGCTTTCGCAAGATTTGGGCCGCCATGCCCAATCGTGCCGCCTCGATCCGGCCGCGCTCGCGCTCGCTGCGGCACGCGTGCGCACGATCTTGTCCGAGCATCCCCGTCCCGATCTCGTCCTCTTCAGCAAATTCGGCGAAATGGAGGCGCAAGGCGAAGGGTTCTGCGATGAAATCGTGTACGCGCTCGACCTTGGTTTGCCGGTTCTGACCGCGGTTGCCGAAGTTTGGTTGTCGGCCTGGCAGCAGTTCACTGGGGGCTTCGCCGAAACCCTTCCCTTTGCGTTCGACGCGGTGCTCGATTGGTGCCACCGCGCGGGCGTCTGCGCGCAAGTACGGTAA
- a CDS encoding surface-adhesin E family protein: protein MGETIVWKGLVSLAVMVAFLGWSGPTRAAWVTVAKDREREVQVDTETILPAEAGIKVAWGRVILAPSEAERLGFAMIRALNRFDCQHRTFTTVKRVYLDAEGLPIRDEAVAQEQAVPVVKGSVDERLWRAVCEPMSPQALQRVAAQALASAKSAMEPGDPTTHEGASHERAAPAHAAPTAAQAAPAMQLAEGAQKTHEPSEGAIPIGVDLADPSQLPPEIAQLPVPNLLPKKPRIVKTPGAHATLAPSPPSKMAAQSAASDRHAPGGQVATTHEASTQHGANPPTTETAHAVTPHQPSAQKTERGVPAVAEHRTSAAPSVTRQPRAHTGAQTALTVTSQHRPVATGNASSARSRTRRVLPPPDAWRYEGAGGPAVWDRMDPEWRICRAGRRQSPITLRGAIPSSVPPPEWFVRPAWHTVSQSPQGEIVLVPRAPQSLRWRGVVWQLQRASWHHPVLHPGRSGGPWLGSWVLAFVGNGARLFVEIPVAQSTRTAPELEALAQWAQGGRNASRLRWDWRSLLPVFDTFYLYEGSEPWPPCREGVVWLVYQSGTEAEGGVIAPLLAGPRTSRPPQPANGRLLLEAIR, encoded by the coding sequence ATGGGGGAAACGATCGTGTGGAAAGGTTTGGTGTCGCTGGCCGTGATGGTCGCTTTTCTGGGCTGGAGTGGACCCACGAGGGCAGCGTGGGTGACGGTGGCCAAAGACCGCGAGCGCGAAGTGCAGGTCGACACCGAAACGATTTTGCCTGCGGAGGCCGGTATCAAAGTGGCGTGGGGGCGTGTGATCCTTGCGCCGAGTGAAGCAGAGCGTCTGGGGTTTGCGATGATTCGGGCGCTCAACCGTTTCGATTGCCAGCACCGGACGTTTACCACGGTCAAACGGGTCTATCTCGACGCCGAAGGGTTGCCGATCCGGGACGAAGCCGTCGCTCAGGAACAGGCGGTTCCCGTCGTCAAAGGGAGTGTCGATGAGCGGTTGTGGCGGGCGGTTTGCGAACCGATGTCGCCGCAAGCGTTGCAACGGGTAGCGGCGCAAGCGCTTGCTTCGGCAAAAAGCGCGATGGAACCAGGGGACCCCACGACGCATGAGGGGGCTTCACACGAGCGTGCCGCTCCTGCCCACGCCGCGCCAACCGCTGCGCAGGCAGCACCCGCTATGCAGCTTGCCGAAGGCGCCCAAAAAACACACGAACCGAGCGAGGGCGCCATCCCCATCGGCGTCGATTTGGCCGACCCGAGTCAGTTGCCGCCCGAGATCGCGCAATTGCCTGTGCCCAATCTGCTGCCGAAAAAACCGAGAATCGTCAAAACGCCCGGTGCCCACGCAACCTTGGCGCCGAGCCCACCCTCCAAGATGGCGGCACAAAGCGCTGCGAGTGACCGTCACGCACCGGGGGGGCAGGTAGCGACGACGCACGAAGCGTCGACGCAGCACGGTGCGAATCCCCCGACCACAGAAACGGCGCATGCGGTGACGCCGCATCAACCATCGGCTCAGAAAACCGAACGGGGGGTACCCGCGGTCGCGGAGCATCGAACCTCAGCAGCGCCCAGCGTCACGCGCCAACCGCGCGCGCACACCGGAGCACAGACGGCGCTTACCGTAACATCCCAGCATCGCCCCGTGGCGACAGGCAACGCTTCCTCGGCACGCAGCCGTACGCGCCGCGTGCTGCCACCGCCCGATGCCTGGCGGTATGAAGGGGCGGGTGGTCCGGCGGTGTGGGATCGGATGGATCCCGAGTGGCGCATCTGCCGCGCGGGCAGGCGGCAATCGCCGATTACGCTGCGTGGTGCGATTCCTTCGTCCGTGCCGCCACCCGAATGGTTCGTGCGCCCTGCATGGCACACGGTTTCACAAAGCCCGCAAGGGGAGATCGTGCTGGTGCCCCGGGCGCCTCAGAGCCTGCGTTGGCGCGGCGTCGTTTGGCAGTTGCAGCGCGCTTCGTGGCACCATCCTGTGCTCCATCCGGGGCGCAGCGGTGGGCCTTGGCTGGGGTCTTGGGTGTTAGCGTTCGTGGGCAATGGGGCGCGCCTCTTCGTCGAGATCCCAGTTGCACAGAGCACACGCACCGCACCAGAGTTGGAAGCGTTGGCTCAGTGGGCGCAGGGTGGGCGTAACGCGTCCCGGTTGCGGTGGGATTGGCGTTCGCTGTTGCCGGTTTTCGATACCTTTTATCTCTACGAAGGGTCTGAGCCGTGGCCGCCGTGTCGCGAAGGGGTGGTGTGGCTGGTCTATCAGAGCGGAACGGAGGCAGAGGGGGGGGTGATTGCGCCACTCTTGGCCGGACCGCGAACCAGCCGCCCGCCGCAACCCGCAAATGGGCGCCTACTCCTTGAGGCGATCCGGTGA